TACTACTATTGATGCCtacttttgttgttgtttttgcgTTAGTAGTGTATAATTTTGGGGGGCTGATAATACATTTTATATGTTCCTTGTTAAATTGGTGATGCATTCTTGCTCATACAAATTTTCTCTTCAAATAACTCTTTGTTCATTAAATTTTGTATTGCTTATCCCTTGTTTCCATAATGTTTTTAACAGCTAAAACACTATATTTTTTTCCCAAATATTGAAATTTACTTTGTCTATAATTTGTTGTGAGTCCGTCATTTTTGCAGATTCTATTCCTGCATTAGGCTTTATCCTGCTGTTTGACAAGTGTTCGTTCATTTCTCTCCCAACTAAAACAAATCTCGATTCTGACGgctatgatttatgattatcgTTTACGAGGTCATTATGATGGTCCCAAACAATTTAGGagtcaaaaaaattcaatcacCATGAATGAATACTAAAATTTTATTTCGTGACTTCTAACTCTACAAAAAGTGGTATGGATCCTACATAGACTATGAGTATCATTCACTGAGTCAATATAGATGGTATTAGgagtgtacatggaccgggttggtttgaattttttacaaatcaaaccaaattatttgtgtcgggttatttaatctataaaccaaatcaaatcaataaaaattgggtttttcgatatcaattctCGAGTTTttcgggttggttcggatttttttacaaatcaaatcaaatcatttgtAGCCTAATAGGATTTTCTAATTACATAACATGTTTTGGGCTTCTGGTGTTCATTTCCTCttgagctttttttgtatattatttagatgacttttcaaattcaaatctaaatgtaagaaagataacaaaaattatgaaaaattttaagaaaatatttataaattacattttaataaatatttttatgtataacataatttaatatctataatcgggtcagtttgggttcggtttgactttttttagttaaaaccaaccaatcctataatggtcgtttttttttccaaacaccaaaccaaatcaaaccaaactattagtcgggttttttttccgatttggttcgattcgttggtttggtgcggtttatcggtttgtcctgtacagccctatCTAGTAGTTGTAAAAACTGTTAAAATTTATCGAATTCTTTTACAATCTTACCAAATGAGCATATCATAGtttagaaataaaatattaaaaatactaTCATAAGGCACCGCAATGATAAATCGCATATATACAtaaattcttttataaaaaaatatatttacaatTACAAACTTTCAATACACCACATTGAGTCCATTCAAAGAAAGatgtttttgtttcttttcgAGAAAAGTATTAAAAACATCCTTAAAGTTGGcgcaaattattaatttagtcTCCGAACTATTGACGAGTTTAAAAACACCCCTCTACTTGACTAACTGAACTTAAATACATCCCGGTCTGAAACATGACAAAGCAAGTGGACTCAAACTCTTATAGGAGCATGAGATCTTAATAAAAAGTCGAGAGAAGTGTTAAAAACACCTCTAAACTTGACGAGAGTTTAAGAGTATATTTCATTCATGTTGCAAGATTGAGGGTGTATTTAAATTCAGTTAGTCAAATAACCCAAATAGTTTTAAATCTATCAATAGTTCAACGACGAAACTAATAATTCGTGCCAAATTTAAAAGTGTTTTCAATAGTTATTTCTTTTCCTTGCACCCAAGTTTCTGATCCACATATTCTGCATTTCATTAACCTAATTTCTAGTCACTTCTAACATTCTGTTATGTTTTAATGATAAAGTAAGCTATATACATATGTCATTTTTTTGGCATTCTAATAAATCATCTTTACTATAAATTATGAGAGTAATGGAAGTAAAAGTGATTGTGAAATTGaaaggcaaaaaaaaaagaagaagtgcTATACTTCCTAGATTGCCAATATTCATTCTAACAATAAACAACAATCTGAATGTCCAGGGGCCAGCCGTATCATACTAAGTTTTATATAAACTACAATGGAGAACTCTTGTTACCAAAATGCATGCAAGAACAAGCAACTCAGTACAAGAATCTACAGTCCTCTCGAAGACATTTGAAAGAATATAAATAGAGATATGCTTACACCTATCATGACATTTACTGCAGCAATAAGTCCATGGTGTTGGTTTGTCAAGGTGAAGTTTAACCAAAGTATTTGGAGAGCCTGATCGATCCTCCATCGGATAAGCACATCCTTCGCGACAGATGAGGCAGTAAGAGATATCCAGGAACAGGACTTGGCCAGTATTTTACTCTTCTGGATCCACATTCTTGCTTTCTGTCTCGATCTTCACACAATTTCCAGTACCTTGGTTAAGCAGTCCGTTCTTATAAAGTATGTCCAATTCATGGAAATAAGGGCACGATCTGTAGTTTTTTGGACGTGTCTTGCCACTGTCAATTGTCCTTTTATAGTACTTGTTAATGTTCTCCCATTTTTCTTTACACTTTTTTGATGTCCGAATGTAACCCATCTTAGCCAATCCATCCGCTACCTCTTCCCACACGGATCCTTTAGCCCCTTTAAGAAACTTGTGATCTAAAGAAGTTCGAACTGATACAAGGGCTTGTACTTCAGATTTTGGCCATCTCCTATTACATGGATCAGATCTAACATCACCTTCTTGACCATGAACTTCACCTTCATCTTTAACTAGACTTGTTACTTCTGATGATTTTGGAATTTGGAACTCTTCACCTAACAGATTCTCAAGGAAAGCAATAAGAGCCAAGTTTCTAGATGTCTCTTCAGCTCTCAACTCCCCATCCCGCTTTGCCCTTTCTACCTCCTGCTGCTTCCAAGCTTCTTCCCGGATGATTCTCTCCGCTTCCTTCTTCTCTATCATCTCTATTAATTGTTTGTGCATCTGCTCTTGCTTTTCCATCAGCCTCTTTACCATGTCTTCAAGATATAATTTAAGATTCTTCTGTGTTTCCCTCTTTCTCTTCCTATTTAAATGTTCTTCAATGGCCTCGGATGATTCACTGTCATCTGAAGACGAGCTGCATCAAGGTAAATGCCAGTTGTATCAGTTTTTTCACATCCTAATAAAAGAAAGTTATGGCTTGGGAAGTCCACAGATTCTTGAAACATACTATTGCAAATTCTTTCATATCTTCAGAATTTCATAAGAAACCAATCTTTCCTAGAAAATCACTTTTGTTATTCAAATAAATCATCGTCATGCAATTATATCTGGATTACAATAGGTAACATTATCCAGCAGAACTATGTTGGAGTATGTTGCTGGCATTAAAAATCAGACCTTGGCAGTAAGTTTGAAGCACAGGAAACTGTTAATCCCAGCGCAACCAACCGTACAAATTCAAGACCTTATTAGCCCCTTTCTTTCCCCTATATGACATCAACCACAACATAACCAATGTAGTCTCACAAAGTAAGTTCAacggagggtagagtgtacgtagaCTTCACCAAACACCGcagaggtagagaggttgtttccgacaGACCCAGCTATGACATCAACCAGTAATCTACTAAATGATGTAGATTTGATACCCTTAAAATGACTTCTAAGGTGTAAAatgtaaagaaagaagaaaaagtatGAACCATTTAT
This Solanum dulcamara chromosome 1, daSolDulc1.2, whole genome shotgun sequence DNA region includes the following protein-coding sequences:
- the LOC129895770 gene encoding trihelix transcription factor GT-2; amino-acid sequence: MEPLTDGDGHLSNDIASFAENLSPFPESTNVVYDNPSAVIPPPEIHHLPVSPVRKLRPVRFGNGRNYVDMVENNCDMDEALMTCTSDLGFLSQFSAQNTSRECGFVDSLDENGVARCSEADISAVQQMKSEFHADCLNLISQTRILEAEFSSSSDDSESSEAIEEHLNRKRKRETQKNLKLYLEDMVKRLMEKQEQMHKQLIEMIEKKEAERIIREEAWKQQEVERAKRDGELRAEETSRNLALIAFLENLLGEEFQIPKSSEVTSLVKDEGEVHGQEGDVRSDPCNRRWPKSEVQALVSVRTSLDHKFLKGAKGSVWEEVADGLAKMGYIRTSKKCKEKWENINKYYKRTIDSGKTRPKNYRSCPYFHELDILYKNGLLNQGTGNCVKIETESKNVDPEE